TTTTTCTATTTCTTCTGATATATTCTTTATTTTATCAGTAATTTCTACCTTCGTAAATGGAGTATCAACATTAGAATTATTCATACCATCTAATATCTTTTCATAGCATTTTTTTTCTTCTTTCAATTCAGATAATTTAAAAATATACTCTGTAATTTCTGAGTTTGCTTCTCTTATAGATAATTTTAAAGAAACTAATATTTCTCTTAGCTCACTTTGTTTTTCTATTAAAGTGTTTATATCTAATGAGTTTTTAGTAGTTTTACTAAAGCTTAATTTTATAATTGTTCGTTGGGTTGCTTTAAGAGTTTCTACTATATCTTTCTTGATTTTCAAAGCTTCTGATAATTTCATATTTTTTTATTTAAGTTGAGTAAAAAGGGCTACTTTGAGTAGCCCTTATTTTTAAGCAAAATTTGTTGCGTATTTTTTAAAATCTTTTACGGTTATTAAACCATCCTTATTAACATCCATTGCTTTATTTAAAACATATGTTTTTTCTCTAAAATTCATATTTTTATAAGATTTATTATTAGGTGGACTTTTACCTATAATATAGTAATCTGATTTATTTAAAGCAATTGGAAAAAATACAGCTAAATATAAGTCTTCATAGGAAGATATATTTTTATAATATGAAATATACTTTTCTATATAATAGAATTGTTCAATAAAACTCATTTTACTTAACTGAGTAGTAGTAGTTCCTAAGTATTCAGCTGTTTTAGGCATAAATTGTATTAAACCAGTTGCATTTGTATAAGGATTTTTAGCTGTTGTACTTATTCTACTTTCATGATAAAATGTTGCTAAAAACCAAGCTGGCCTAACATTTAGTTTATTAGATAGTTCCACTAATGCTTGCTGAGTTTCATAGTCATTTAATATAAAACTACTATCTAATTTAGAAATCAGTTTAAAATTATTATTGCTTATAAAAGCTACTTCTTTAAGAATTTCTTTTTTATTTTTAAATACTGAGAAATTCTCATACTTTTCTTCAGCGCTAATCAAATTATTACTAGTAGCCGGAGCTACTACTTGATTAGTAATTAATAATAACATTAGTGTAATACCCATTAAAACATGTTTCATAACTTTAATTTTAGTTAATACTAACACATTGCTATGTGCATTATTTCTATAATATTTTGATTTATTAGAGATTAACTTTTACGTTACTTTCAATAAATAGTTTCAGTTTTTGGTACTTTGCACTCTCTACCGCGTGCAGGTAACTGAAATAAGAGAGTTAATACTATATATTATTTTGGGCCCTTTTAATATATAGTATCATAATAAGTTTTTAATCTTCATGAATTATAAATGCTTTAAACATTTTTGAAGATCCTATTACATCAGGGCTAAGTGATTTTAATAACCCTTTGATAGGATTATAATTTTCTTCATTCATAGTTGTTTCCAAATTATTTAGTTTCTTTATCAAATTTGAATACTTTTGTTCCCCAGCTGGAGGCATATCCTTCAATTTGTCATAAAAATAATTTATTAAATGTTGTGGATTATCAGCAATTAGTATAGAACTTGTAATAAAGTATACTGGCATCATTGAATCATTCCTAAATTGATAAATTGAAAATCGTTTTGGAATTTCTTTTAAAAATAATTCAGCAATAGGTAATTTTTGAATTACATACTTAGATGCAAATATTCTTAATAAATTATTTTTTGGAACTGTACTGAAAAGTACATGTGGTAAATCTTTGTCAAATATTTCAATTGATTGAAACTCTGGAAACAACGTATTTAAAATGAAATAAAGTTTCTTTATGGCTTCTTTAGTAAGTTGTATTGGTTTCATTTTAAAATAGTTTTGTTAAAAATTTTATAATATTACAGATGAGGAATTTATTTTAAATTGTCAAGGCGATCTACCGCCATAGACATTTATTACAAATATTTCCTTTATTAAATAATTATAAATTGTTTTACTATTTTCACTAATATTTAATATTTTATTTAAAATTATGTATTTATTCTTTCTATTAAATACAACTATTTCTTTTTTAGTATTAAATATAATAAACTTACTTAATAGATTATTGTAAAAATAATTGGTTTTATTTAATACATATGACATTATAGAATTTGGTTTTTCTAAATAATTAGTAACTACATCAGTATAAATATACTCTATATCTGCAGTTAAATCATTTGTTTTAGTAATTACAAATTCTATATTGTCATCTTTTTCTAAAGCACCATAATCTGCATAAGATTTTGTGCTAAAAAGTAGTATTAGTACTACTAATAATATTTTTAATTTCATGACAATAATAGTTTTTGGTTAAATTAATTCAGGGTCTATATAAATACCTTTTTTATTTAAAGCTCTTATTTTTCTGGTTTTTCTAGCTTCAAATGATTTTTCCATTCTATTAAAATTTGTTGAATATTCTAGTACTCCAAATTCTAATTTAGGTGAAAAATCAAAGGTTTTTAAACCCAAAGTTATTGGTTTTGACATTATAAATTTAATTGTTTTTTTAAATTATCTTTCTCTGCTTTCACTTTTTTACATATGTTTTTCAAAGTTTTCAAATAATTCTTATCTAGGTCTTCAAGTTCTTTTTTTGGATAAATATAATTATCATCCAATATTCTATTTTTGACTCTATGTATAAGTTTTTTAATATTTGAATATCTATGCAAAGTTACACAGTAAATACATCCACATCCAATAGTATCTCCAGATTTATCATGATATTTAGCATGTATATTTCTATCAAATCTTAATACAGTTTCTATATGTGTCTGTATAGCTATAGAAGAAATTAATTCTTCTGGAGATACGTCGACGTTTATTAAATTTTGAGATTTCATCTTATTTTAAAGAATTACAAAATATTTCGAATTTTTCCCAATCTCCTGTTTTAATCCAAGAGTTATAGGCATTTACCATGTTGTTTATTTTAGATATGGCATTTCGTTTCTTATTTGCCATTTCTTTACTATAGATTAATTCTCCGTTATCTCTGGCTATAAGTTTGTCAGTATATCCAGGATGTAAATCTGGTTTTATACTTTCATTAGCATCTAAAGCTTTACGATACTTATCGTAAAAATCTTTTAAAATAGGAATTCTTCTAATTTTCTCTTCTTCCTTTACTTTTTCTTCTACAACAGAGATTAAGTCTTTTGCACCTTTTTCGGTATTTAATTCTTTCTCTATTTTTGAATTCATATTCCAAGGAAGCGGTGTAATGTCTGTGAGATTTTTATTAGAAGAATTTTTTTTAGTTTTGGTTTTGTCGTCCATTTCGATGTTATTTTTATTGGTTAATATCTATTCTTAAGTATTATCCTATTAATTTTACATGTAAAGCCACAACACCTTTTTTGTTTTTTGGGTGACTTCCTAATTGAAATTCTACATTACATCCTTCGGTAATGTCTTCGGATTCTAATGCTGTTTTATGAAAAAAGATTTCTTCCATTTCTCTATTTTCTCCTGTTGGCTTAATAAAGCCAAAACCAGCATTTTTTTCCGGGTAGGAAACTACAATTCCTTTAAATTTTGCAGGTTCAGATTTTTTGTCCATTTTCTTACTTAATTTAAAAATTAATACTTAGACTTTTTTAAGGTCTTTATAAAACTTCATGATGGTATCTTGTAAAGTATCAGCTTTAGCAAGCAATTCATCATACATTTTTTCAGCTTTTTTATATTCTTTGTCGTTTAAAGCTGAAGCAGTCATTTTACAGTCTCTTTCATCTAAAAATAATCCTGTAAAATCC
The sequence above is a segment of the Halanaerobiales bacterium genome. Coding sequences within it:
- a CDS encoding cold shock domain-containing protein, yielding MDKKSEPAKFKGIVVSYPEKNAGFGFIKPTGENREMEEIFFHKTALESEDITEGCNVEFQLGSHPKNKKGVVALHVKLIG
- a CDS encoding transglycosylase SLT domain-containing protein; protein product: MLLLITNQVVAPATSNNLISAEEKYENFSVFKNKKEILKEVAFISNNNFKLISKLDSSFILNDYETQQALVELSNKLNVRPAWFLATFYHESRISTTAKNPYTNATGLIQFMPKTAEYLGTTTTQLSKMSFIEQFYYIEKYISYYKNISSYEDLYLAVFFPIALNKSDYYIIGKSPPNNKSYKNMNFREKTYVLNKAMDVNKDGLITVKDFKKYATNFA